In one window of Campylobacter coli DNA:
- a CDS encoding carbon-nitrogen hydrolase family protein, which translates to MQKLLKVALIQFAPKSYEVQNNLDKALKLAHLALEQGARLIVLPELYDSAYCVEDQDEKFSLNLHQAHPNLDALQKLAKNYQAYIVACSIEKDTQLYDSAYIISHKGLLGVYRKIYLWGNEKERFARGDKYPIFELEFENFKLKLGLQICYEIGFSEGSRFLALQGAEIICFPSAFGKARTYVWDLASRARALENGVFVLAANRSGSEISKINNETLTFAGKSKIINPKGEILKEILEEEGFIIAELDLEEVQIQRKNLPYLKDLNLKLNQEILTNIHLNTKE; encoded by the coding sequence ATGCAAAAATTACTAAAAGTCGCCCTAATCCAATTTGCTCCAAAATCTTACGAGGTTCAAAACAATCTCGATAAAGCCTTAAAACTTGCCCATCTTGCATTGGAGCAAGGTGCTAGACTGATAGTTTTGCCTGAACTTTACGATAGTGCTTATTGCGTAGAAGATCAAGATGAAAAATTTAGCTTAAATTTACATCAAGCACATCCTAATCTTGATGCATTACAAAAATTAGCTAAAAACTATCAAGCTTATATCGTAGCATGCTCTATAGAAAAAGATACCCAACTTTATGATAGCGCTTACATCATTAGTCACAAAGGTCTTTTAGGTGTTTATAGAAAAATTTATCTTTGGGGTAATGAAAAAGAAAGATTTGCAAGAGGAGATAAATATCCTATTTTTGAACTAGAATTTGAAAATTTTAAACTCAAATTAGGTTTGCAAATTTGTTATGAAATAGGCTTTAGCGAAGGATCTAGATTTTTAGCACTTCAAGGAGCTGAAATCATTTGTTTTCCTTCAGCTTTTGGTAAAGCAAGGACTTATGTTTGGGATTTAGCAAGTAGGGCTAGAGCTTTAGAAAATGGTGTTTTTGTCTTAGCTGCTAACCGATCTGGAAGTGAAATTTCTAAGATAAATAATGAAACTTTAACCTTTGCTGGAAAATCAAAAATTATCAATCCTAAAGGAGAAATTTTAAAAGAAATCTTAGAAGAAGAAGGTTTTATCATAGCTGAACTTGATCTTGAAGAAGTTCAAATTCAAAGAAAAAATTTACCTTATCTTAAAGATTTAAATCTCAAATTAAATCAAGAAATATTAACAAACATCCATCTTAATACAAAGGAGTAA
- the radA gene encoding DNA repair protein RadA — MAKNKILFECQACGNQQSKWLGKCPECGSWDSFIELKSEQIKVLKEIAQASTRASEAICIEDVELEHFSRCSTDDDELDLVLGGGLVEGSLVLIGGSPGVGKSTLLLKIASNLAKKNKKVLYVSGEESKAQIKLRADRLEANTPNLFLLTELCLENILEELHKKDYEILIIDSIQTLYSNKIASAAGSITQVREITFELMRVSKTYNISTFIIGHITKEGAIAGPRVLEHMVDVVLYFEGDATKEIRLLRGFKNRFGGTSEVGIFEMTPKGLISAKDLANRFFTRGKATSGSALGVVMEGSRALVLEVQALVCESSYPKRSATGYEKNRLDMLLALLERKLEIPLGHYDVFINISGGVRVNETAADLAVVAAIISSFKNRPLSKDCVFIGELSLNGEIREVFSLDTRLKEAKMQKFKNAIIPSKPLEDVGLKCFVAKELAQVLEWM; from the coding sequence ATGGCTAAAAATAAAATTCTTTTTGAATGCCAAGCTTGCGGAAATCAGCAAAGCAAATGGCTTGGAAAATGTCCTGAGTGTGGTTCTTGGGATAGTTTTATAGAATTAAAATCTGAACAAATTAAAGTTTTAAAAGAAATCGCACAAGCAAGCACAAGGGCAAGCGAGGCTATCTGTATAGAAGATGTAGAACTTGAGCATTTTTCAAGATGTAGTACTGATGATGATGAGCTGGATTTGGTTTTAGGCGGAGGGCTTGTTGAGGGTTCTTTGGTGCTCATAGGTGGTAGTCCTGGAGTAGGTAAATCTACACTTTTGCTAAAGATTGCTTCTAATTTGGCTAAAAAAAATAAAAAAGTTCTTTATGTAAGCGGAGAAGAAAGCAAAGCGCAAATCAAATTAAGAGCGGATCGACTTGAGGCTAATACTCCTAATTTATTTTTACTTACAGAACTTTGTCTTGAAAATATTTTGGAAGAATTGCATAAGAAAGATTATGAAATTCTGATTATTGATTCCATACAAACTTTATATTCAAACAAAATTGCTTCAGCGGCTGGAAGTATCACTCAAGTGCGTGAGATCACTTTTGAACTTATGCGAGTAAGCAAAACTTATAATATCAGCACTTTTATAATAGGGCATATTACCAAAGAAGGAGCCATAGCAGGTCCTAGGGTTTTAGAACATATGGTTGATGTGGTGCTTTATTTTGAAGGGGATGCAACTAAAGAAATTAGACTTTTAAGGGGTTTTAAAAATCGCTTTGGTGGCACAAGTGAGGTGGGAATTTTTGAAATGACTCCTAAAGGTTTGATCAGTGCAAAAGATTTAGCCAATCGTTTTTTTACACGAGGTAAGGCTACTTCAGGCAGTGCTTTAGGTGTTGTAATGGAGGGTTCTCGTGCTTTGGTTTTAGAAGTGCAAGCTTTAGTTTGTGAGAGTTCTTATCCTAAACGCAGTGCCACAGGCTATGAAAAAAATCGCCTTGACATGCTTTTAGCTTTACTTGAAAGAAAATTAGAAATTCCACTTGGACATTATGATGTCTTTATAAATATTAGTGGTGGAGTAAGAGTGAATGAAACTGCGGCTGATTTGGCTGTGGTTGCGGCTATTATTTCTAGTTTTAAAAATCGTCCTTTGAGTAAGGATTGTGTTTTTATAGGGGAATTGAGTTTAAATGGAGAAATAAGAGAAGTTTTTAGTCTTGATACTCGTTTAAAAGAAGCCAAAATGCAAAAATTTAAAAATGCTATCATTCCATCTAAACCTTTAGAAGATGTAGGACTTAAATGCTTTGTAGCCAAAGAGCTTGCCCAAGTTTTAGAATGGATGTGA
- a CDS encoding F0F1 ATP synthase subunit A, whose protein sequence is MKDLFLFSSLLDSSHTFSYFFHLGLVALIAVICASMATRSMQLVPRGMQNLGEAFLEGVLSMGRDTMGDEKGARKYLPLVATLGIIVFFSNIIGIIPGFHAPTASLNLTLSLAIIVFIYYHFEGIRTQGFVKYFAHFMGPIKFLAPLMFPIEVVSHLSRVVSLSFRLFGNIKGDDLFLMVILALVPYIAPLPAYVLLTFMAFLQAFIFMILTYVYLAGATIVEEGH, encoded by the coding sequence ATGAAAGATTTATTTTTATTCAGTTCTTTACTTGACTCAAGTCATACTTTTTCTTATTTTTTTCATTTAGGTTTGGTGGCTTTGATTGCTGTCATTTGTGCTTCAATGGCTACTCGTTCTATGCAACTTGTTCCACGCGGTATGCAAAATTTAGGTGAAGCGTTTTTAGAAGGTGTTTTGTCAATGGGACGCGACACCATGGGAGATGAAAAAGGTGCGAGAAAATATCTTCCTCTTGTAGCAACTTTAGGAATTATAGTTTTCTTTAGTAATATCATCGGTATTATACCAGGCTTTCATGCTCCAACAGCGAGTTTAAATTTAACACTTTCTTTGGCTATTATCGTATTTATTTATTATCATTTTGAAGGAATTCGTACTCAAGGTTTTGTAAAATATTTTGCTCATTTTATGGGTCCTATTAAATTCCTTGCTCCTTTAATGTTTCCTATAGAAGTAGTATCTCACCTTTCTCGTGTTGTTTCTTTATCTTTTCGTCTTTTTGGAAATATCAAGGGTGATGATTTATTTTTAATGGTAATTTTAGCTCTTGTCCCTTATATCGCTCCGCTTCCTGCGTATGTTCTTTTAACTTTTATGGCATTTTTGCAAGCATTTATTTTTATGATTTTGACTTATGTTTATCTAGCGGGTGCAACGATAGTTGAGGAAGGTCATTGA
- the metF gene encoding methylenetetrahydrofolate reductase [NAD(P)H], with protein MCSFSFEIFPPRRDENIKNLNAILDDLGQLSPNFISVTFGAGGSINSKNTLETASLIQEEYKIPSIVHLPCIHSSKEKITSILQECKERQLDKILALRGDVCNDLEKSKDFSYASDLISFIRKQGEFEIYAACYPEKHNESRNFIEDIHHLKNKVDAGTDKLITQLFYNNEDFYTFKQNCALAGINIPIYAGIMPITNKRQVLKISQLCGAKIPPKFAKILEKYENNTLALEDAGIAYAIDQIVDLITSGVDGIHLYTMNKSKAAIKIYEAVKYLLKEELHA; from the coding sequence ATGTGTAGCTTTTCTTTTGAAATTTTTCCACCAAGAAGAGATGAAAACATTAAGAATCTTAATGCAATTTTAGATGATTTAGGACAATTAAGTCCTAATTTCATCAGCGTAACTTTTGGTGCTGGTGGCTCTATAAATTCAAAAAATACCTTAGAAACAGCAAGCTTAATTCAAGAAGAATATAAAATTCCTAGCATAGTACACCTACCTTGCATTCATTCTAGCAAAGAAAAAATTACGAGCATACTTCAAGAATGCAAAGAAAGACAACTTGATAAAATTCTTGCCTTAAGAGGGGATGTGTGTAATGATTTAGAAAAAAGTAAAGATTTTTCTTATGCAAGCGATTTGATTTCTTTTATCCGAAAACAAGGAGAATTTGAAATTTATGCAGCTTGCTATCCTGAAAAACACAACGAGTCTCGAAATTTTATTGAAGATATACACCATCTTAAAAATAAAGTCGACGCAGGCACAGACAAACTTATCACTCAACTTTTCTATAATAATGAAGATTTTTACACTTTTAAGCAAAATTGTGCTTTAGCAGGTATTAATATTCCTATTTATGCAGGCATTATGCCTATTACAAACAAAAGGCAAGTATTAAAAATTTCACAGCTTTGTGGAGCTAAAATTCCGCCTAAATTTGCCAAAATTTTAGAAAAATATGAAAACAATACTTTAGCTTTAGAAGATGCTGGGATCGCTTATGCGATAGATCAAATTGTTGATTTGATTACTAGTGGGGTGGATGGAATTCATCTTTATACTATGAATAAATCCAAAGCAGCTATCAAAATTTATGAAGCCGTAAAATATTTACTAAAAGAAGAACTTCACGCTTAA
- the metE gene encoding 5-methyltetrahydropteroyltriglutamate--homocysteine S-methyltransferase, which produces MKNSIISYPRIGANRELKFAIEKYFKAQSSKEELLETAKNLRARHWKDIQNAGIDFIPSNDFSLYDNVLDTAVLFNITPKRYKDLNLDPLDEYFAQSRGYQGKNGDTIALAMKKWFNTNYHYLVPECDDASIIALSGDKIFKEYLEAKELGIETKPVLVGIFTLFKLIAFKDENTKQLAKDKLLQAYIELLKKLNSLGVAWLELDEPYLVYDLNQEDIALFEEFYKELLKHKGEVKVLLQSYFGDLRDIYTKLLESDFDALGLDFVEGKESLNLIQKYGFANDKILFAGIVNGKNIYANDYAKSLKLIKELQKYTQNIVINTSCSLLHVPYSTEFETKLDSSYLKLFSFAKEKLKELQDLKAIIDSNEENPLFKANQELFKNIPNRLDEKVKARLQTLKKEDFVRKPEFKERIQIQKEFLELPLLPTTTIGSFPQSADVRSNRLAFKQEKISAQNYTEFNQQKIKECIQIQEEIGLDVLVHGEFERNDMVEYFGENLKGFLFTQNGWVQSYGTRCVKPPVIWGDVSRTKPITLAWSKFAQSLSKKIVKGMLTGPVTILNWSFPREDISLKESTEQIALALRDEVLDLENAGIKIIQIDEAALREKLPLRKSDWHSEYLDWAIPAFNLVHSGVKTKTQIHTHMCYSEFSDILKEIDAMDADVISFEASRSNLNLLDTLKAVNFQTEVGPGVYDIHSPRVPSVEEISSTIEKILSKLPKEQIWINPDCGLKTRGYEEVVAALKNLVIATQKIREKL; this is translated from the coding sequence ATGAAAAATTCAATCATTTCTTACCCAAGAATAGGTGCAAATAGAGAATTAAAATTTGCTATTGAAAAATATTTCAAAGCTCAAAGTTCTAAAGAAGAGCTTTTAGAAACTGCTAAAAATTTAAGAGCTAGACATTGGAAAGATATCCAAAATGCTGGGATTGATTTCATTCCTAGCAATGATTTTTCGCTATATGATAATGTATTAGATACAGCTGTGCTTTTCAATATCACTCCAAAACGCTATAAGGACTTAAATTTAGATCCTTTAGATGAGTATTTTGCGCAAAGTCGTGGTTATCAAGGAAAAAATGGAGATACTATAGCTCTAGCAATGAAAAAATGGTTTAATACAAACTATCATTATTTAGTGCCTGAGTGTGATGATGCAAGCATTATAGCTTTAAGCGGGGATAAAATTTTTAAAGAATATCTTGAAGCAAAAGAACTTGGCATAGAAACAAAACCTGTTTTGGTAGGAATTTTTACCCTCTTTAAACTCATAGCTTTTAAAGATGAAAACACTAAGCAACTTGCTAAAGACAAGCTTTTACAAGCATACATTGAACTTCTTAAAAAACTTAATTCATTAGGAGTAGCATGGCTAGAACTTGATGAACCTTATTTAGTTTATGATTTAAATCAAGAAGATATTGCTTTATTTGAAGAATTTTACAAAGAACTTTTAAAACATAAGGGAGAAGTTAAAGTCTTGCTTCAAAGTTATTTTGGAGATTTAAGAGATATTTATACTAAACTTCTAGAAAGTGATTTTGATGCTTTGGGGCTTGATTTTGTAGAAGGCAAAGAAAGTTTAAATTTAATCCAAAAATATGGCTTTGCTAACGATAAAATACTTTTTGCAGGTATAGTAAATGGTAAAAATATCTATGCTAATGATTACGCAAAAAGCTTAAAACTTATCAAAGAACTTCAAAAATACACTCAAAATATAGTTATAAATACCTCGTGTTCACTCTTGCACGTTCCTTATAGTACAGAATTTGAAACTAAATTAGATTCAAGTTATCTTAAACTTTTCTCTTTTGCAAAAGAAAAACTTAAAGAATTACAAGACTTAAAAGCTATCATAGATAGCAATGAAGAAAATCCTCTTTTTAAAGCCAATCAAGAACTCTTTAAAAATATTCCTAATCGTTTAGATGAAAAAGTAAAAGCTAGACTTCAAACTCTAAAAAAAGAAGACTTTGTAAGAAAGCCTGAATTTAAAGAGCGTATCCAAATTCAAAAAGAATTTTTAGAACTTCCTCTTTTACCAACTACAACCATAGGATCATTTCCTCAAAGTGCTGATGTGCGTTCCAATCGTCTTGCTTTTAAACAAGAAAAAATTTCAGCACAAAACTATACCGAATTTAACCAACAAAAAATTAAAGAATGTATCCAAATTCAAGAAGAAATAGGACTTGATGTTTTGGTGCACGGGGAATTTGAAAGAAATGATATGGTGGAATATTTTGGAGAAAACTTGAAAGGCTTTTTATTTACTCAAAATGGCTGGGTTCAAAGCTATGGAACAAGATGTGTAAAACCACCTGTAATTTGGGGCGATGTATCACGCACAAAACCTATCACTCTAGCATGGTCTAAATTTGCTCAAAGCTTGAGTAAAAAAATCGTAAAAGGTATGCTAACAGGTCCTGTAACTATACTCAACTGGTCTTTCCCAAGAGAAGATATCAGCCTAAAAGAAAGCACTGAACAAATAGCTTTAGCTTTAAGAGATGAAGTTTTAGATCTTGAAAATGCAGGCATTAAAATCATACAAATTGATGAAGCAGCCCTAAGAGAAAAACTGCCTCTAAGAAAAAGCGATTGGCATAGCGAGTATTTAGATTGGGCGATCCCTGCTTTCAATCTTGTACATAGCGGAGTAAAAACCAAAACACAAATTCATACACATATGTGTTATAGCGAATTTAGCGATATCTTAAAAGAAATTGATGCAATGGATGCAGATGTAATATCTTTTGAAGCTTCAAGATCAAATCTTAATCTTTTAGATACCCTAAAAGCTGTTAATTTTCAAACCGAAGTTGGACCAGGAGTTTATGATATACATAGCCCTAGGGTGCCTAGCGTGGAAGAAATAAGCTCAACCATAGAAAAAATTCTTAGCAAATTACCTAAAGAGCAAATTTGGATCAATCCAGACTGCGGACTTAAAACAAGGGGTTATGAAGAAGTTGTAGCCGCTCTTAAAAATTTAGTTATCGCCACACAAAAAATAAGAGAGAAATTATAA
- a CDS encoding MetQ/NlpA family ABC transporter substrate-binding protein, producing the protein MTIFAKAFCIATLFTSFAWANEELKVGSSVVPHADILKFIKPTLQKQGYDLKIYEFNDGVIPNIMVENGELDANYFQHEPYLKEFNQRQGTHLVKVASIHIEPMAVYSKKHKEFQPKTGASISIPNNPTNESRALRIVASAGLIEIKDSELVTPLDIVKNPKNLKFVELKDAQLTRSLDDVDYSLINSNFAILSGLNPIKDGLYTENKYSEYGNIIAVKAGNEDLDKIKALVKALQSDEVKNFIEEKYQGALIPTF; encoded by the coding sequence ATGACTATATTTGCAAAAGCTTTTTGCATAGCAACTCTTTTTACGAGCTTTGCTTGGGCCAATGAAGAACTTAAAGTGGGCTCTTCAGTTGTCCCACACGCGGACATTTTAAAGTTTATCAAACCTACTCTTCAAAAGCAAGGTTATGATTTAAAAATTTACGAATTTAATGATGGAGTGATTCCTAATATTATGGTGGAAAATGGCGAACTTGATGCAAATTATTTTCAGCATGAGCCTTATTTAAAAGAATTTAACCAAAGACAAGGTACTCATCTTGTAAAAGTTGCTAGTATTCATATTGAACCTATGGCAGTATATTCTAAAAAACATAAGGAATTTCAACCTAAAACAGGAGCAAGTATATCAATACCTAATAATCCTACAAATGAAAGTCGTGCTTTACGCATAGTAGCAAGTGCGGGATTGATCGAAATTAAAGATAGTGAACTTGTTACACCCTTAGATATTGTAAAAAATCCTAAAAATCTTAAATTTGTAGAATTAAAAGATGCTCAGCTTACAAGAAGTTTAGATGATGTAGACTACTCTCTCATCAATAGTAATTTTGCAATTTTATCGGGCTTAAACCCTATAAAAGATGGGCTTTATACAGAAAATAAATATAGTGAGTATGGTAATATCATCGCTGTTAAAGCAGGAAATGAAGATCTTGATAAAATCAAAGCTTTAGTCAAAGCTTTACAAAGCGATGAAGTTAAAAATTTCATAGAAGAAAAATATCAGGGTGCTTTAATCCCTACTTTTTAA
- a CDS encoding isopenicillin N synthase family oxygenase, translating into MNLPVLDLKIYEKDKSTFLKNLREITSNVGFFYLINHGIDKNLNEKLFKLSKDFFNLPRSSKELISMVHSPQFRGYTSEGFEYTAGEKDYREQIDIGTERKALKWDLNSPLWQRLEGPNLWPDEIPELKEIFLAWHEQTRNACLKILQAFAEALDLPSDAFGKLYGENSYEHCKIIHYPKSSKDATQGVGPHKDGGLITFVFQEEQNGLEAFIDDQWIKVPPLEGSVVVNIGEFLELATNGYLKATIHRVNLSPKERFSIAYFLGVQLDKDIPIFPLNPELARESKGVDTDPKNPLLRNVASNYFKRMIRSHPDVARIYHSDLIEKFSFA; encoded by the coding sequence ATGAATTTACCTGTACTTGATTTAAAGATTTATGAAAAAGACAAAAGTACCTTTCTTAAAAATCTAAGAGAAATTACTTCAAATGTAGGTTTTTTTTATCTTATCAATCATGGTATCGATAAAAATTTAAATGAAAAATTATTTAAACTTAGTAAAGATTTTTTCAATCTTCCTAGAAGCTCTAAAGAACTTATCTCCATGGTGCATTCACCTCAATTTAGAGGTTATACAAGCGAAGGCTTTGAATATACTGCTGGAGAAAAAGATTATAGAGAGCAAATTGACATAGGCACAGAAAGAAAAGCTTTAAAATGGGATTTAAATTCGCCTCTATGGCAAAGATTAGAAGGTCCAAATTTATGGCCTGATGAAATTCCTGAACTTAAAGAAATATTTTTAGCTTGGCATGAACAAACAAGAAATGCTTGTTTAAAAATTTTACAAGCATTTGCTGAAGCTCTTGATCTGCCTAGTGATGCCTTTGGAAAACTCTATGGCGAAAATTCTTATGAACATTGCAAAATCATACACTATCCAAAAAGCTCCAAAGACGCCACTCAAGGAGTAGGACCACACAAAGACGGTGGGCTTATTACCTTTGTTTTTCAAGAAGAGCAAAACGGACTTGAGGCTTTTATTGATGATCAATGGATTAAAGTTCCCCCACTTGAAGGTAGTGTTGTGGTTAATATAGGAGAATTTTTAGAATTAGCTACTAATGGCTATTTAAAAGCTACCATACATCGAGTAAATTTAAGCCCGAAAGAACGCTTTAGCATAGCTTATTTCCTTGGAGTGCAACTCGATAAAGATATTCCTATTTTTCCATTAAATCCTGAACTTGCTCGAGAAAGCAAGGGTGTGGATACAGATCCAAAAAATCCGCTTTTAAGAAATGTTGCTAGTAATTATTTTAAAAGAATGATACGCTCACATCCTGATGTAGCGCGCATTTACCATAGCGATTTAATAGAAAAATTCAGTTTTGCATAA
- the luxS gene encoding S-ribosylhomocysteine lyase: MPLLDSFKVDHTKMPAPAVRLAKTMKTPKGDDISVFDLRFCIPNKDIMSEKGTHTLEHLFAGFMRDHLNSDSVEIIDISPMGCRTGFYMSLIGTPDEKSVAKAWEAAMKDVLNVSDQNKIPELNIYQCGTCAMHSLDEAKEIAQKVLNSSIGVMNNEELKLENI, translated from the coding sequence ATGCCACTACTTGACAGTTTTAAAGTAGATCATACTAAAATGCCAGCGCCTGCCGTGCGTTTAGCTAAAACTATGAAAACACCAAAGGGTGATGATATTAGCGTATTTGACTTGCGCTTTTGCATACCTAATAAAGATATCATGAGTGAAAAAGGTACACATACTTTAGAGCATCTGTTTGCTGGTTTTATGAGAGATCATTTAAATTCGGATTCGGTTGAAATCATTGACATCTCGCCTATGGGCTGTCGTACAGGTTTTTACATGAGCTTAATTGGAACACCTGATGAAAAAAGTGTTGCTAAAGCTTGGGAGGCTGCAATGAAAGATGTTTTAAATGTGAGTGATCAAAACAAAATTCCTGAACTCAATATCTATCAATGTGGAACTTGCGCTATGCATTCTTTAGATGAAGCAAAAGAAATTGCACAAAAAGTTTTAAATTCTAGTATAGGCGTGATGAATAACGAAGAATTAAAACTTGAAAATATTTAA
- the gatB gene encoding Asp-tRNA(Asn)/Glu-tRNA(Gln) amidotransferase subunit GatB — protein MFEVVIGLEVHTQLNTKTKIFCSCATSFGEAPNTNVCPTCLALPGALPVLNEEAVKKAIAFGKAVNATINKKSVFNRKNYFYPDLPKAYQISQFDIPIVEKGELFININGENKRIGITRAHLEEDAGKNIHENNYSKVDLNRAGTPLLEIVSEPELRSSDEAVAYLKKLHSIIRFLDISDANMQEGSFRCDANVSIRPKGDTKLYTRVEIKNLNSFRFIQKAIEYEVKRQSEAWEDGVYDKEVVQETRLFDTINLVTRSMRGKEEAAEYRYFPDPDLLPVLLKDEFLDIQIPELPDEKKMRYINELGIKESDAEVLIGSLELSRFFESLIALNLNPKLCVNWLNTELMGLLKGELTIENSPVDAIKLGALIKRIEEGVISAKAAKDILAHVFENPDMDIDETIEKLGLKQVSDDSAIEAVIEQILNANADKVAEYKSGKDKLFGFFVGQTMKEGKGAFNPSKVNEILKAKLG, from the coding sequence ATGTTTGAAGTAGTCATAGGACTTGAAGTACATACTCAACTCAATACTAAAACAAAAATATTTTGCTCATGCGCAACTTCTTTTGGAGAAGCTCCAAATACAAATGTTTGTCCCACTTGTTTGGCTTTACCGGGTGCTTTGCCGGTTTTAAATGAAGAAGCGGTAAAAAAGGCCATCGCTTTTGGAAAAGCGGTAAATGCTACCATAAATAAAAAAAGTGTTTTTAATAGAAAAAATTATTTTTATCCTGATCTACCAAAAGCTTATCAAATTTCACAATTTGATATTCCTATAGTAGAAAAGGGTGAGCTTTTTATCAATATAAATGGTGAAAATAAACGCATAGGTATTACAAGAGCACATTTAGAAGAAGATGCGGGTAAAAATATCCATGAAAATAATTATTCTAAAGTAGATTTAAACCGCGCAGGAACTCCTTTGCTTGAAATTGTAAGCGAACCTGAACTTAGAAGTAGCGATGAAGCAGTAGCGTATCTTAAAAAGCTTCATTCTATCATACGCTTTTTAGATATCTCTGATGCAAATATGCAAGAGGGAAGTTTTAGATGCGATGCTAATGTAAGCATAAGACCGAAGGGCGATACCAAACTTTATACTAGAGTGGAGATTAAAAATCTTAATTCCTTCCGTTTTATCCAAAAAGCCATAGAATACGAAGTAAAAAGACAAAGCGAAGCATGGGAAGATGGTGTTTATGATAAAGAAGTCGTGCAAGAAACGAGACTTTTTGATACAATAAATTTGGTTACAAGAAGTATGCGCGGCAAGGAAGAAGCAGCAGAATATCGCTATTTTCCTGATCCTGATTTATTGCCTGTGCTGTTAAAAGATGAATTTTTAGATATTCAAATTCCTGAACTTCCTGATGAGAAAAAAATGCGTTATATAAATGAACTTGGCATTAAAGAAAGCGATGCGGAGGTGCTTATAGGATCGCTTGAATTGAGTCGTTTTTTTGAAAGTTTGATTGCTTTAAATTTAAATCCTAAGCTTTGTGTAAATTGGTTAAATACTGAACTTATGGGGCTTTTAAAAGGGGAATTAACGATAGAAAATTCTCCCGTAGACGCAATTAAACTCGGCGCTTTAATCAAACGCATAGAAGAGGGCGTTATCAGCGCAAAAGCGGCAAAGGATATTTTAGCCCATGTTTTTGAAAATCCAGATATGGATATTGATGAGACGATTGAAAAATTAGGGCTTAAGCAAGTTAGTGATGATTCAGCTATCGAAGCAGTAATTGAGCAAATTTTAAATGCAAATGCCGATAAGGTCGCAGAATATAAAAGTGGAAAAGATAAGCTTTTTGGTTTCTTTGTGGGGCAGACTATGAAAGAAGGTAAAGGGGCCTTTAATCCTAGCAAGGTCAATGAAATTTTAAAAGCAAAGCTGGGCTGA
- a CDS encoding NAD(P)H-dependent glycerol-3-phosphate dehydrogenase has protein sequence MSKIAIIGAGKWGSALYSALSINNTCFMTSRTQRDLPYFVSLEQALDCEYLVFALSSQGIHSWLKQNFVNKGQKILIASKGIDTSTCKFLDEIFSEFVDRDKLCVLSGPSFAAEVMQNLPCALVVSGIKEKLCKEFASFFPDFIKVYTDDDVRGAEICGAYKNVLAIASGISDGLGLGNNARASLISRGLIEMHRFGKFFGAKEETFLGLGGAGDLFLTATSVLSRNYRVGLALAKEKKLDDILQELGEVAEGVKTAYAIEKISKDKAIYTPIVNEIVQILQGKNVKQAVQNLLKTKDNQEFQC, from the coding sequence ATGAGCAAAATCGCAATCATCGGTGCAGGAAAATGGGGCAGTGCTTTATATAGTGCTTTGAGTATTAATAATACTTGTTTTATGACTTCTCGCACGCAGCGGGATTTGCCTTATTTTGTGAGCTTAGAGCAGGCCTTAGATTGTGAATATTTGGTTTTTGCTTTAAGCTCTCAAGGAATTCATTCTTGGCTTAAACAAAATTTTGTTAACAAGGGTCAAAAAATTCTTATTGCTTCTAAGGGTATAGATACTTCAACTTGTAAGTTTTTAGATGAAATTTTTAGCGAATTTGTAGATAGGGATAAACTTTGTGTTTTAAGCGGTCCTTCTTTTGCAGCCGAAGTAATGCAAAATCTTCCTTGTGCTTTAGTTGTGAGTGGGATAAAAGAAAAATTATGTAAAGAATTTGCAAGTTTTTTTCCAGATTTTATCAAAGTATATACAGATGATGATGTGCGCGGTGCTGAAATTTGTGGTGCTTATAAAAATGTTTTAGCTATTGCTAGCGGTATAAGCGATGGTTTAGGACTTGGAAATAACGCAAGAGCTTCTTTGATTTCTAGAGGTCTTATTGAAATGCATCGTTTTGGTAAATTTTTTGGAGCTAAGGAAGAAACTTTTTTAGGACTTGGGGGTGCAGGAGATTTATTTTTAACTGCAACCAGCGTGCTATCAAGAAATTATCGCGTAGGTTTGGCTTTGGCAAAAGAAAAAAAACTTGATGATATTTTACAGGAATTAGGCGAGGTAGCAGAGGGGGTAAAAACAGCCTATGCTATAGAAAAGATTTCAAAAGATAAAGCAATTTACACGCCTATTGTAAACGAAATAGTACAGATCTTGCAAGGAAAAAATGTCAAGCAAGCGGTACAAAATTTATTAAAAACAAAGGATAATCAGGAGTTTCAATGCTAA